The following proteins come from a genomic window of Lycium ferocissimum isolate CSIRO_LF1 chromosome 4, AGI_CSIRO_Lferr_CH_V1, whole genome shotgun sequence:
- the LOC132053899 gene encoding NAC domain-containing protein 78-like, producing the protein MELENLEEGYRFHPTDSELLTFLLRFIAKQPLCDDGYITEHDVYKQEPWKTYNHGRHCGGQDDEDTSIYRYFITPRQKKGNSFCRVVGEKLGTWKQQDKGKNVTMSYGNQRKPLIIGRMKSYCYENTKYVHGKWLMKEYVFCDTLLRKFENSEYKDYVICAIKKLSKKNSSNGSQSSNLTSIDFVDEPMVDTEVTSGVNSVEPLMDHEYKAITPINVVEESMVESATGEENGALELSTSSQIQESKIADFENAMPENNVLETMDMLDQDYEMISPINIVEEPMVEFDDLEVKIQEAAGEENGVLGPTTSSQIQEFENAMPEINLPKEKDRLTENTGDTVLDKNQTQEGCIIVANEDYTAYLELEAKSTSFVELLTVGGDSAMKNNQVQTQEAPGDEINRLLRQTSFSQIHQPVIPDFANGPEKTMPEILNTLAEYMGVTVLMYPDYELTTPFDFSEQPIVEYNEPQVQTQEAAGEENGLLRLTDISQNQEHVMPEINVPEMFDTGDTLFEKNETQQETLCETEESSFISDLVEDMSDHATMKERLAASRMDHNTLMLDQQSWLSKTYLQDMLL; encoded by the coding sequence ATGGAGTTAGAGAATCTTGAAGAAGGGTATCGTTTTCATCCAACAGATTCAGAGTTACTCACATTCCTTTTGAGGTTTATTGCTAAACAACCATTGTGTGATGATGGTTATATTACTGAGCATGATGTTTACAAACAAGAACCTTGGAAGACTTATAACCATGGTCGCCATTGTGGAGGACAAGATGATGAGGATACTAGTATTTACCGCTACTTCATTACACCAAGGCAGAAGAAAGGGAACAGTTTTTGCAGAGTTGTGGGTGAAAAACTTGGAACTTGGAAGCAGCAAGATAAGGGAAAGAATGTAACTATGAGTTATGGTAATCAGAGAAAGCCTTTGATTATCGGACGAATGAAGAGTTATTGCTATGAGAATACTAAGTATGTTCATGGGAAGTGGCTCATGAAGGAATATGTGTTTTGTGATACTCTTCTTAGAAAGTTCGAGAATTCTGAGTAtaaagattatgttatctgtgCCATCAAAAAGTTGTCCAAAAAGAATTCTTCTAATGGTAGTCAAAGTAGCAATCTGACAAGTATTGATTTTGTTGACGAACCAATGGTGGATACGGAGGTGACTTCAGGGGTAAATTCTGTTGAGCCGTTGATGGATCATGAATATAAGGCGATCACTCCTATCAATGTTGTTGAAGAATCAATGGTGGAATCTGCTACTGGTGAAGAGAATGGTGCGTTGGAGCTAAGTACTTCttctcaaattcaagaatctaagATTGCTGACTTTGAGAACGCGATGCCAGAAAATAATGTTCTTGAAACAATGGATATGTTGGATCAGGACTATGAGATGATCAGTCCTATCAATATTGTTGAAGAACCAATGGTGGAATTTGATGATCTTGAGGTGAAAATCCAAGAGGCTGCTGGTGAAGAGAACGGTGTTTTGGGGCCAACTACTTCttctcaaattcaagaatttgaGAACGCCATGCCAGAAATTAATCTGCctaaagaaaaggatagattGACTGAAAATACAGGTGACACAGTGTTGGACAAGAACCAGACACAAGAGGGTTGTATTATTGTTGCTAATGAAGACTATACTGCATATTTGGAACTTGAAGCCAAGAGTACAAGCTTTGTTGAACTACTAACTGTTGGGGGAGACTCTGCTATGAAGAACAATCAAGTGCAAACTCAAGAGGCTCCTGGGGATGAGATTAATCGTCTGTTGAGGCAAACTAGTTTTTCTCAGATTCATCAACCTGTGATCCCTGACTTTGCGAATGGACCAGAAAAAACTATGCCTGAAATATTGAATACTTTAGCTGAATATATGGGTGTCACAGTGTTGATGTATCCGGACTATGAGCTGACCActccttttgatttttctgaACAACCAatagtagaatataatgaaCCTCAGGTGCAGACTCAAGAGGCTGCTGGTGAAGAGAATGGTCTGTTGCGGCTAACTGATATTTCTCAAAATCAAGAACATGTGATGCCAGAAATTAATGTGCCTGAAATGTTTGATACGGGTGACACACTGTTTGAGAAGAACGAGACACAACAAGAGACACTTTGTGAAACAGAAGAATCGAGCTTTATTTCTGACCTTGTGGAAGACATGTCAGATCATGCGACTATGAAGGAGAGATTGGCTGCAAGTAGGATGGATCACAATACATTAATGTTGGACCAACAGTCTTGGCTGTCAAAGACGTATTTACAAGATATGCTGCTATGA